The sequence CCTGCGGGGGGGGCACCCACCCCCGGCGTCACCCCGCCATGTCCCCGGAGcacccctcccccgccgccctcccctcccccgctgccccccgaCTGCCTCCCGCAGGAGGGGGACGCGGGGGACCCCGGGGACGGCGGCGCCGAAGCCCCCGGAGATGCCACCACCGTGGTGGGACGCGTCACCGCGTCCCAAGGAGGGGACGACGTCATGGTGGGCACCCACGGGGACGTCGCCATGGGGGGGACGGAGGGACCCGGCGTCACCGAAGCCCCCGGGGACGCTTTGGGCCACGCCACCGAAGCCCCCAGAGATGCCACCACCGTGGTAGGACACGTCACCGCGTCCCAAGGAGGTGACAAGGTCATGGTGGCCACCCATGGGGACGTCGCCATGGAGGGGACGGACCAACCCGGCGTCACCGAAGCCCCCGGGGACGCTTTGGGCCACGGCACCGAAGCCCCCGGAGATGCCACCACCGTGGCGGGAGGCAACGCCACGTCGCAGGGAGGGGACGACCTCGTGGCGGCCGCCCGTGGTGACGTCGTCGCGGAGGGACCGTGCGTCACCGATGACCCCGTGGGCGCCGTGAGCCACGTCACCGTGGGCTACGCAGGTGACACGGCCATGGCCGGATGTGCCACCGCAGCCCAGGGAGGTGGCCGGGATGTGGTGGCCCGCGAGGGTGGGGTCCCGATGGGGGGGACAACCCAAGCCGACGTCACCGACCAGCCCGGGGACAACCCGGGCCACGTCACCGCGGGCTACGCAGGGGACGTGACCACGGTGGGACGTGTCACCGCGACCCAAGGAAGTGACGAAGCTGCGGTGGCCCACGGTGGGGACGTCCTCGTGGAGGGGACGGACCAACCCGGCGTCACCGAAGACCCCGGGGACACTTTGGGCCACGCCACCGAAGCCCCCAGAGATGCCACCACCGTGGTGGGACCAATCGCCACGTCCCAAGGAGGGGACAAGGTCATGGTGGGCACCCATGGGGACGTCGCCATGGGGGGGACGGATCAATCTGGTGTCACCAGCGCCCCTGGGGACACTTTGGGCCACGTCACCGAGGTCTACAGAGATGCCACCACCACGGTGGGACCTGTCACCACGTCCCAAGGAGGGGACAACGTCATGGTGGGCACCCATGGGGACGTCGCCATGGGGGGGGACAGACCAACCCAGTGTCACCGAAGACCCCGGAGCCACGTTGGGCGATGTCACCATGGTCTATAGAGGGGACACGACCACGGTGGGACCCGTCACCGTGTCCCAAGAAGGGGACAAAGCTGTGGTGGCCCAAGGTGGGGACGTCCTCGTGGAGGGGACTGAGCGTCCCGGTGTCCCCAACTGCTCTGGGGACATATTGGGCCACATCACCGAGGTCTACAGAGGGGACACGACCACGGTGGGAGATGTCACCGTGTCCCAAGGAGGGGATGACGTCGTGGTGGGCACCCACGGGGACGTCGCCCTGGAGGGGACAGAGGAACCCGGTGTCACAGAAGACCCCGGAGCCACATTGGGCGATGTCACCATGGTCTATAGAGGGGACACGACCACGGTGGGAGATGTCACCGTGTCCCAAGGAGGGGACAAGGTCATGGTGGGCACCCATGGGGACGTCACCATGGAGGGGACAGACCAACCCAGTGTCACAGAAGACCCCGGGGACACTTTGAGCCACGTCACTGATGTCTACAGAGATGCCACCACCATGGTGGGACACGTCACCACGTCCCAAGGAGGGGACGACGTCATGGTGGGCACCCGTGGGGACGTACTCATGGGGGGGACGGATCAACCTGGTGTCACCAGCGCCCCTGGGGACACTTTGGGCCACGTCACCGAGGTCTACAGAGATGCCACCACCGTGGCGGGACCTGTCACCGTGTCCCAAGGAGGGGACAACGTCATGGTGGGCACCCACGGGGACGTCGCCATGGAGGGGATGGAGGAACCTGGTGTCACCGAAGACCCCGGAGCCACGTTGGGCGATGTCACCACGGTCTATAGAGGGGACACAACCACGGTGGGACCCGTCACCGTGTCCCAAGGAGGGGACAAAGCTGTGGTGGCCCAAGGTGGGGACGTCCTCGTGGAGGGGACCGAGGGTCCCGGTGTCACCAACTGCTCTGGGGACGTCACCACAGCCTACAGAGGGGACACGACCACGGTGGGACCCGTCACCGTGTCCCAGGGATGTGACACGGCTGCGGTGGCCCACAGTGGGGACGTCCTCGTGGAGGGGACAGAAGGACCCGGTGTCACCAGAGACCCCGGGGACACTTTGGGCCACGCCACTGAGGTCTACAGAGATGCCACCACCGTGGCGGGACCTGTCACCATGTCTCAAGGTGGGGACAATGTCATGGTGGGCACCCACGGGGACGTCGCCATGGAGGGGACGGATCAACCTGGTGTCACTGAAGACCCCGGGGACACTTTGAGCCACGTCACTGATGTCTACAGAGATGCCACCACCATGGTGGGACACGTCACCACGTCCCAAGGAGGGGACAAGGTCATGGTGGGCACCCGTGGGGACGTACTCATGGGGGGGGACGGATCAACCTGGTGTCACCAGCGCCCCTGGGGACACTTTGGGCCACGTCACCGAGGTCTACAGAGATGCCACCACCACGGTGGGACCTGTCGCCACGTCCCAAGGAGGGGACAACGTCATGGTGGGCACCCATGGGGACGTCGCCATGGGGGGGACAGACCAACCCAGTGTCACCGAAGACCCCGGAGCCACGTTGGGCGATGTCACCACGGTCTATAGAGGGGACACGACCACGGTGGGACCCGTCACAGTGTCCCAAGGAGGGGACAAAGCTGTGGTGGCCCAAGGTGGGGACGTCCTCGTGGAGGGGACTGAGCGTCCCGGTGTCCCCAACTGCTCTGGGGACACATTGGGCCACGTCACCGAGGTCTACAGAGATCCCACCACCACGGTGGGACCCGTCACCATGTCCCAAGGAGGGGACAGCGTCATGGTGGGCAGCCACAGGGACGTCACCATGGAGGGGACGGAGGAACCCGGCGT is a genomic window of Harpia harpyja isolate bHarHar1 unplaced genomic scaffold, bHarHar1 primary haplotype scaffold_420, whole genome shotgun sequence containing:
- the LOC128138410 gene encoding mucin-4-like, with the translated sequence MRGGGCAGGVTWRHPDTWVTPHVSEPQQDPAGGAPTPGVTPPCPRSTPPPPPSPPPLPPDCLPQEGDAGDPGDGGAEAPGDATTVVGRVTASQGGDDVMVGTHGDVAMGGTEGPGVTEAPGDALGHATEAPRDATTVVGHVTASQGGDKVMVATHGDVAMEGTDQPGVTEAPGDALGHGTEAPGDATTVAGGNATSQGGDDLVAAARGDVVAEGPCVTDDPVGAVSHVTVGYAGDTAMAGCATAAQGGGRDVVAREGGVPMGGTTQADVTDQPGDNPGHVTAGYAGDVTTVGRVTATQGSDEAAVAHGGDVLVEGTDQPGVTEDPGDTLGHATEAPRDATTVVGPIATSQGGDKVMVGTHGDVAMGGTDQSGVTSAPGDTLGHVTEVYRDATTTVGPVTTSQGGDNVMVGTHGDVTMEGTDQPSVTEDPGDTLSHVTDVYRDATTMVGHVTTSQGGDDVMVGTRGDVLVEGTEGPGVTNCSGDVTTAYRGDTTTVGPVTVSQGCDTAAVAHSGDVLVEGTEGPGVTRDPGDTLGHATEVYRDATTVAGPVTMSQGGDNVMVGTHGDVAMEGTDQPGVTEDPGDTLSHVTDVYRDATTMVGHVTTSQGGDKVMVGTRGDVLVEGTERPGVPNCSGDTLGHVTEVYRDPTTTVGPVTMSQGGDSVMVGSHRDVTMEGTEEPGVTEDPGATLGDVTMVYRGDTTTVGDVTVSQGGDNVMVGTQGDVLMGGTDQPGVTSTPGDTLGHITEVYRDATTVVGPVTVSQGGDNVMVGSHRDVTMEGTEEPGVTEDPGATLGDVTMVYRGDDVMVGPVTVSQEGDKAVVAQGGDDAMVGTHGDVALGGTAQPGATEAPGDATTVVGPVATSQGGDDVTAATRGDVAMEATAPPAPSPAPRPGHGLALIKPNVIRCLRVCGLEFLGGGGGHDASDPSPTPPKI